Below is a genomic region from Rhodococcus sp. WMMA185.
TCGTGGCATCGTCGCCAATCCCGACGACGTTCGTGTCGAGCTGATCACCGGGCGTCGGGGGCGCACTGTCGAGGTCCATGTCAATCCTGACGATCTCGGCAAGGTCATCGGACGGGGTGGTCGCACTGCGACCGCCCTGCGCACGCTGGTCTCCGGCATCGGTGGCCGCGGGATCCGGGTCGACGTCGTCGACACGGATCAATAGGGGTCGTCCTCCGGTGGAGCTCGTCGTGGGCCGGGTCGCGAAGTCGCACGGCATCAGGGGTGAGGTCGTGGTCGAGGTTCGTACCGACGAACCCGAGAAGCGGTTCGCCGTCGGTGCGGTGCTGCGGGGTCGAAAGCCGCGCGAGCAGAATCTGAGTACCTACACGGTGGAAGCCGCCCGGGAACATTCCGGGCGGCTTCTGTTGTGCCTCGAGGGTGTCTCCGATCGCACGGGAGCAGATGCCCTGCGGGGCATGCTGTTCGTCATCGACAGCGCGGACCTCGAGCCGTC
It encodes:
- a CDS encoding RNA-binding protein; protein product: MSAVVADAVEHLVRGIVANPDDVRVELITGRRGRTVEVHVNPDDLGKVIGRGGRTATALRTLVSGIGGRGIRVDVVDTDQ